The following coding sequences are from one Ornithodoros turicata isolate Travis chromosome 1, ASM3712646v1, whole genome shotgun sequence window:
- the LOC135400625 gene encoding protein YIPF5-like, whose product MSNYNPNQDYYYDWSSQQHQQPYYDTPQQGFGSDPQFGTFDYSSQGPNSGYGDASAYIGGSSLYTGSILTPDSTIPPPYGDTNGIDDDFENEPPLLEELGINFDHIMQKTVAVLNPIKDPDAVILQETDLAGPLVFCMAFGGFLLLSGKVHFGYIYGIGVLGCIAMYSLLNLMSASGISVGCTVSVLGYCLLPMVVLSGLSILFSLKGSVGTFMALAVVVWCALSASKLFVTALAMDRQQPLVLYPCSLLYGVFALLTIF is encoded by the coding sequence ATGTCAAATTACAACCCAAACCAAGATTACTACTACGACTGGTCAAGCCAGCAACATCAGCAACCTTACTACGACACGCCCCAACAAGGCTTCGGCAGCGACCCACAATTCGGTACGTTCGACTACTCTTCTCAAGGCCCAAACAGTGGCTACGGTGATGCATCAGCCTACATCGGGGGTTCCTCCCTCTACACGGGAAGCATTCTCACACCAGACTCTACCATTCCTCCACCGTACGGCGACACGAATGGCATAGACGACGACTTCGAGAATGAACCACCTCTGCTCGAAGAACTCGGTATAAACTTCGACCATATCATGCAGAAAACCGTGGCTGTTCTCAACCCCATCAAGGATCCGGACGCAGTCATCTTACAAGAAACGGATCTTGCGGGGCCCTTGGTTTTTTGCATGGCTTTTGGAGGCTTTCTGCTGCTCTCTGGCAAAGTGCATTTCGGTTACATATACGGCATCGGTGTTTTAGGCTGCATCGCCATGTATTCCCTTTTGAACTTGATGAGTGCGTCCGGAATTTCTGTGGGATGTACCGTCAGTGTCTTGGGTTATTGTCTCCTACCCATGGTGGTCCTTTCGGGTTTGTCCATTTTATTTTCCCTAAAGGGCAGCGTAGGGACCTTTATGGCACTTGCTGTTGTAGTCTGGTGTGCGCTATCAGCGTCCAAGTTGTTTGTCACTGCGCTTGCGATGGATAGGCAGCAGCCCTTGGTCCTCTATCCCTGCTCCCTCTTGTATGGTGTGTTCGCGTTGCTCACTATATTTTAG
- the LOC135400634 gene encoding G2/mitotic-specific cyclin-B-like, which produces METSIVSSSDDTSEAATFKKASLQRLKVGTRPLGTRHMNVPVLKDGQPLAQIVALPEQLFRANCWITQRESSAKPISKDNRHDSADSIPSTSKVPVEKVDTRPTEPQSYSTAVLPAEVTDIDAPDRGNVQLCSQYAKDVHKYLSELELKYPIRPNFLLGKLKITASMRSVLVHWLVQVQEHFQLLQETLYLAIAVLDRYLQVAKDVSPCNLQLIGATAMFIAAKYEETNAPDIVDYVYISKDSFTKRDMFTIEIAMLKALDFSLGLPLPLHFLRRVSKAGKVSAIVHSMAKYLLELSATDYSMAHIRPSLLAATSLWLSLQMVDGSEWTADLAYYGGYTTEEMGPFARKICQLVMSASSSSKNIICNKYKRARFGSVSIRPELGTDRLKELVARLELMP; this is translated from the exons ATGGAAACAAGCATA GTTTCTTCCTCAGACGACACTTCAGAAGCTGCAACCTTCAAAAAGGCGTCACTGCAGCGACTGAAAGTTGGGACGCGACCACTCGGAACTAGACACATGAATGTCCCTGTGCTCAAAGAT GGTCAACCTTTGGCGCAAATTGTCGCACTGCCGGAGCAGCTCTTCCGAGCCAATTGTTGGATAACGCAAAGAGAAAGTTCTGCAAAGCCAATTTCCAAGGACAATCGGCATGATAGCGCT GATTCCATCCCGTCAACCAGCAAGGTTCCTGTTGAAAAAGTAGACACGAGACCAACCGAGCCACAGTCTTATTCTACGGCTGTGCTTCCTGCTGAAGTGACTGATATTGATGCCCCCGATCGTGGCAATGTTCAGCTTTGCTCGCAATACGCAAAAGATGTCCACAAGTATCTGTCTGAACTCGAG CTCAAGTACCCAATCAGGCCCAACTTCCTTCTGGGCAAGCTGAAAATCACGGCATCCATGCGTTCAGTCCTGGTACACTGGTTGGTCCAAGTGCAAGAACATTTCCAACTGCTTCAGGAGACACTCTACCTTGCCATTGCTGTTTTAGACAGATACTTACAGGTG GCTAAAGATGTTTCTCCTTGTAATCTGCAACTGATAGGAGCGACGGCTATGTTCATTGCCGCCAAATATGAAGAAACGAATGCTCCGGATATTGTGGACTATGTCTACATTTCGAAAGATTCCTTTACAAAGAGGGACATGTTCACGATAGAGATTGCCATGCTTAAGGCTCTGGACTTCAGCTTGGGTCTGCCACTGCCTCTGCATTTTCTTCGTCGTGTTTCTAAAGCAGGCAAG GTGTCTGCCATTGTCCACTCCATGGCCAAGTACCTCCTAGAGCTGTCAGCCACGGACTACAGCATGGCTCACATCCGCCCTTCCCTACTGGCTGCAACAAGCCTATGGCTATCACTGCAAATGGTCGATGGCAGCGAATGGACGGCAGATTTGGCCTACTATGGCGGCTACACGACGGAAGAGATGGGGCCGTTCGCAAGGAAAATATGCCAACTCGTTATGTCCGCCTCATCCAGTAGCAAGAAC ATAATATGCAACAAGTACAAGAGAGCGAGGTTTGGGAGTGTCAGCATTCGACCAGAGCTCGGCACTGACCGACTAAAAGAGCTTGTAGCTAGACTCGAACTGATGCCCTGA